A genomic region of Arachis stenosperma cultivar V10309 chromosome 9, arast.V10309.gnm1.PFL2, whole genome shotgun sequence contains the following coding sequences:
- the LOC130951494 gene encoding phospholipase A1 PLIP2, chloroplastic-like, with the protein MESICLNTGISGIVPSISITGSLDSRAAANSISSQLKPPPQKSSVFSRFSFRWPGGAAATTTGNSRYKGLALDDAVLDERDSRKEEKAIPDEENEGEEGEGQNGNNWVLKILDVRSTWKRRNEEECVGNKEEDEKNEDDDDDDDEEDDDVCDVCRVDNDDEEELANVEFDRHSFSRMLRKVSLTEARVYAQMSHLGNLAYNIPNIKPGKLLKHYGLRFITSSIEKRELAAAAAAEKNPPEEEGNKKEDEQRKEQKNGGYRISAPAAFNIAASAASYLHAQTRSILPFKSSNHAASQDSPEGMKKSVDIGMTDAEMASLMATTDSVTAVVAAKEEVKQAVADDLNSTHSSPCEWFICDNDQSHTRYFVIQGSETLASWQANLLFEPIQFEGLDFLVHRGIYEAAKGMYQQMLPEVHAHLKAHGSRANFRFTGHSLGGSLALLINLMLLIRKEVPLSSLLPVITFGSPCILCGGDSLLKKLGLPRSHVQAIMMHRDIVPRAFSCKYPNHVAELLKAVNGNFRHHPCLNNQKLLYAPMGELLILQPDEKFSPSHHLLPSGSGLYLLSTPLSESNNTDKHLRAAKLVFLNSPHPLEILSDRSAYGSGGSIQRDHDMNSYLRSVRSVIRQELSQIRRSRREQRRKVWWSLVLPDRGIDSGSIVVGRSMVSVNLGENQSPFSGIFQTGRESLKRFSRLVASQHMHLFVVLLFPARLLLLGAFNVIRFR; encoded by the exons atgGAATCTATCTGCTTAAACACCGGGATCTCAGGGATAGTTCCGTCGATCTCGATTACAGGCTCGTTAGACTCACGCGCCGCCGCTAACTCAATCTCTTCTCAGCTCAAACCGCCGCCGCAGAAATCCTCCGTGTTCTCCAGATTCTCCTTCCGGTGGCCGGGTGGAGCAGCAGCAACGACAACCGGTAATAGCCGGTACAAGGGTTTGGCACTCGACGACGCCGTTTTGGACGAGAGAGATtcgagaaaagaagaaaaggccATTCCAGATGAAGAAAACGAAGGAGAAGAAGGGGAAGGGCAAAATGGTAATAATTGGGTTCTCAAGATCCTGGACGTGAGGTCCACGTGGAAGAGAAGAAACGAAGAAGAGTGCGTGgggaacaaggaagaagatgaaaaaaacgaagatgatgatgatgatgacgatgaAGAAGATGACGACGTTTGTGATGTTTGCAGGgttgataatgatgatgaagaagaattAGCGAATGTTGAATTCGATAGACACTCGTTTTCGAGAATGCTAAGGAAAGTGTCGTTAACGGAGGCAAGGGTATACGCACAGATGTCACATTTGGGAAATTTGGCTTACAATATTCCCAATATCAAG CCAGGGAAACTCTTGAAACATTATGGTCTGCGTTTTATAACTTCCTCCATAGAGAAGAGGGAACTGGCGGCGGCAGCAGCTGCTGAGAAAAATCCTCCGGAAGAGGAAGGAAATAAAAAGGAAGATGAGCAAAGAAAGGAGCAGAAGAATGGCGGATACAGGATAAGTGCGCCTGCTGCTTTTAACATTGCTGCCTCTGCTGCCTCCTATCTGCATGCTCAGACACGGAGCATACTTCCattcaaatcttcaaatcatGCGGCCAGTCAAGATTCGCctgaaggaatgaagaaaagtGTTGACATTGGCATGACGGATGCAGAGATGGCATCTTTGATGGCAACAACTGATTCAGTGACAGCTGTGGTTGCGGCGAAAGAGGAGGTAAAGCAGGCTGTTGCAGATGATCTAAACTCAACGCATTCATCACCCTGTGAATGGTTCATCTGTGATAATGACCAAAGCCACACAAGATATTTTGTTATTCAG GGTTCTGAGACATTGGCATCATGGCAAGCAAACCTACTTTTCGAGCCaattcaatttgag GGTTTGGATTTCCTAGTGCATAGAGGGATATATGAGGCTGCTAAAGGGATGTATCAACAGATGCTACCAGAAGTTCATGCTCACTTGAAGGCTCATGGTTCCCGTGCAAATTTCCGCTTCACCGGTCATTCTCTTGGGGGAAGCTTAGCATTACTTATAAATCTCATGCTCTTGATAAGGAAGGAAGTTCCATTGTCCTCTCTGCTTCCTGTGATAACATTCGGCTCCCCATGCATCTTGTGCGGAGGTGATAGTCTGCTAAAGAAGCTAGGATTGCCTCGGAGTCATGTTCAGGCTATCATGATGCACAGAGACATAGTTCCTCGAGCATTTTCGTGCAAATACCCTAACCATGTTGCGGAACTATTAAAAGCTGTTAATGGAAATTTCCGTCATCATCCTTGTCTCAATAACCAA AAGCTGCTATATGCACCAATGGGCGAACTTCTGATTCTACAGCCAGATGAGAAATTTTCACCAAGCCATCATCTCCTGCCTTCAGGCAGTGGTCTATATCTCTTGAGTACTCCTTTGTCCGAATCCAACAACACAGACAAGCATCTTCGCGCCGCAAAGCTTGTATTCCTGAACTCACCTCATCCACTAGAGATACTGAGTGATCGATCCGCGTATGGATCTGGGGGATCCATACAGCGAGATCATGACATGAACTCGTATTTAAGGTCAGTGAGATCTGTTATCCGCCAAGAACTCAGCCAGATCCGAAGGTCAAGGAGAGAGCAACGTCGCAAGGTGTGGTGGTCTCTCGTGTTACCGGACCGGGGAATCGACAGTGGCAGCATTGTTGTTGGGAGGTCCATGGTATCGGTGAACTTGGGAGAGAACCAGTCCCCTTTCTCAGGCATTTTCCAAACTGGAAGAGAGTCATTGAAAAGGTTCAGTAGGCTAGTTGCATCACAACACATGCACTTGTTTGTGGTACTTTTGTTCCCTGCAAGGTTGCTACTATTAGGGGCATTCAACGTGATTAGGTTCAGATAA
- the LOC130951496 gene encoding transcription initiation factor TFIID subunit 13-like, translating to MSTAGGGSSSKPRAASSQPSETSSKRKRGVFQKELQHMMYGFGDDPNPLPESVALMEDIIVEYVTELVHKAQDIGSQRGKLSVEDFLYLIRKDLPKLNRCTELLSMNEELKQARKVFESDEEKLRKVFEVDNQLNDE from the exons ATGAGCACTGCCGGTGGTGGAAGCTCGTCGAAACCAAGAGCTGCTTCTTCTCAACCTTCCGAAACTTCTTCAAAGCGCAAAAGAGGAGTTTTCCAGAAAGAAC TGCAGCATATGATGTACGGCTTTGGAGATGATCCCAAT CCTCTTCCTGAAAGTGTGGCGCTTATGGAGGATATTATTGTGGAATATGTCACGGAATTG GTACATAAAGCTCAAGATATTGGATCACAGAGAGGGAAACTATCAGTTGAGGATTTCCTTTATTTGATTCGCAAG GATTTGCCAAAACTTAATCGATGTACAGAATTGTTATCTATGAATGAAGAGCTGAAACAGGCAAGAAAGGTTTTTGAATCAGATGAAGAGAAACTGAGGAAGGTTTTTGAAGTGGACAACCAGTTGAATGATGAATGA